The Spartinivicinus poritis genome includes a region encoding these proteins:
- a CDS encoding tail fiber domain-containing protein: MINANSWPQQPVNDLRIDTAWRENYSGATINRKLAGVVPTGIYSGFHVTIDANNPLTILVGDAIEESIAVVETQGYSLTARMPAGMQKALTITPGDTQHIVIAVDYQHHQVSTVELVVTHTLTPHSVVLATLQVPSDAEMLTASMLDISRRIERIPVLTHEQKSNPHPQYQLAAAMPLIINQLNSDQTDASLSARQGKKLHELIKSLPPTIDHLRSQSATDSLSANQGRILKEMIDTINAFLSSDSSEIESLKNIVEYIKQNKENLESLGIDNIAGLRDALNTKLDKARFEQLAIPDVAQLPAVLAIKANDESVYKKTGGTLSGSVQFDIVRSGNSNGINWTGLSDTFSVHVRETSGSEHCGLYFQAADNGSDHFVFENYNANQKKHVLVMDYHSATFNVNLNCNGSLTCGSLYSKGDVTAFSDQRLKQHINPISAPLKKLQQLGGYHYQRTDTGNYQVGLMAQEVQQVLPDAVKTAPGGYLSINSTGVVALLVEAVKAISNKVSVLEEQLHGR, translated from the coding sequence ATGATTAATGCGAATAGCTGGCCACAACAGCCGGTTAATGATTTACGCATAGACACGGCTTGGCGTGAAAATTATTCAGGTGCCACCATCAACCGTAAATTAGCAGGTGTCGTGCCCACAGGTATTTATAGTGGTTTTCATGTCACCATTGATGCAAACAATCCACTAACTATTTTGGTAGGCGATGCGATTGAAGAGTCGATAGCCGTAGTTGAAACCCAAGGTTATTCACTGACAGCCCGGATGCCTGCTGGAATGCAAAAAGCATTAACCATTACCCCAGGTGACACTCAACATATTGTGATTGCTGTGGATTACCAGCACCACCAAGTGAGTACAGTGGAACTGGTGGTGACCCATACCCTCACCCCACATAGTGTGGTGTTAGCTACCCTGCAAGTGCCGTCAGATGCTGAAATGTTAACCGCAAGTATGTTGGATATCAGTCGACGTATTGAACGGATCCCGGTATTAACCCATGAACAAAAAAGCAATCCACATCCTCAATATCAACTAGCGGCAGCAATGCCCTTAATTATTAATCAACTCAATTCTGATCAAACGGATGCCAGTTTATCCGCAAGACAAGGCAAAAAACTGCATGAGTTAATAAAAAGCCTACCCCCAACCATTGATCATTTACGCTCACAATCAGCGACCGATTCCTTATCAGCCAACCAAGGTCGTATATTAAAAGAAATGATCGATACCATTAATGCTTTTTTATCCTCGGATAGCAGTGAAATTGAATCATTAAAAAATATTGTTGAATATATTAAGCAAAATAAAGAAAACCTAGAGAGTTTAGGTATCGATAATATTGCAGGATTACGAGATGCCCTAAATACTAAATTGGATAAAGCCCGATTTGAGCAACTGGCTATCCCGGATGTAGCTCAATTACCTGCGGTATTAGCCATTAAAGCCAATGACGAGTCAGTTTATAAAAAAACAGGCGGCACACTATCAGGCTCTGTGCAGTTTGATATTGTTCGAAGCGGTAACAGCAACGGTATTAATTGGACAGGGCTATCAGATACATTTTCAGTGCATGTGCGAGAAACCAGTGGCTCTGAACATTGTGGACTCTATTTCCAAGCCGCTGATAATGGCAGTGATCACTTTGTTTTTGAAAATTATAACGCTAACCAGAAAAAACACGTCTTGGTGATGGACTACCATTCGGCCACCTTTAATGTGAACCTTAACTGTAATGGATCTCTGACTTGTGGCTCGCTGTATTCAAAAGGAGATGTGACCGCTTTTTCTGACCAACGCTTAAAGCAGCATATTAACCCCATCTCAGCACCGCTCAAAAAACTACAGCAGTTGGGTGGCTATCATTATCAACGGACCGATACTGGCAATTACCAGGTGGGCTTAATGGCTCAGGAAGTACAACAGGTACTACCTGATGCGGTAAAAACAGCACCTGGCGGATACTTATCAATTAACAGTACTGGCGTGGTCGCTTTATTAGTGGAAGCGGTGAAAGCCATTTCAAATAAAGTCTCTGTTTTAGAGGAGCAATTGCATGGCCGTTAG